In the Thermus caldifontis genome, TGGCCTTCGTGCGGCAAAACGAGCTCTATAGCCCCTTACCCATCCCTGCCCGGGAGGCCCTAGCCCCGGAGGAGGAGGGGTGGGCCGTCCTCCAGGGGCGGGAGGTCGTCTAGGCTTTCCAGGCCGAAGACCTCCAGGAAGCGCTCCGTGGTGCCGTAAAGCTTGGGCCGGCCCGGGGCTTCCTTCTCGCCCACCACCCGGATGAGCCCCCGTTCCAAGAGACTGTCCAGGACTCCCTCCACGCTTTTGCCCCGCATGGCCTCCAGCTCCGCCCGGGCCACGGGCTGGTGGTAGGCGATGAGGGCCAGGACCTCGAGGGCCGCCTTGGAAAGCCGAGGCGGGCTGGGCTTGAGGACCTTTTCCACGGCCCCTAGAACTCCCTCGTGCACCACCAGCCGCCAGCCTCCCGCCACCCGTTCCAGGGCTACCCCTAGGCTTCCTTCCTTGAGTTCCGCCTCCAGGGCCTGGAGCGCCCTCAGGAGCCCCTCTTCCGGATGGCCCAAGGCCTTTAGCTCCCGTAAGGACACGGGCCTGCCGGCGGCGAAGAGGACGGCCAGAAGCTCAGCTTTCAGGCTAGGCATCTCGTAGGTAAGGCCAAAGGGCCTCCTTGGGAATGGCCCCTTCCCTTAGGACCTCCCCCGTGCGCAGGTCCACCACGCTGGAGGCTAGGCCCTTAGCCTCCCCAGGGAAGACATAGTCCACGCCGAAGGCCCGGGCCTCGGCCTCCGTGCGCACCGGGGGTTCTCCGCTTTTGTTGAGGCTGGTGGCGGCGGCGTACCCCCCTACCCGGCGGAGAAGCTCCCTGAGAACCCCATGGTCGGGCATCCTTAGCCCCACGGAGCCGTCCTTGCTGATCCAAGGGGGGATTCCTCGCCCCGGTACCACCACCGTGAGCCCTCCAGGCCAGAAGGCCTCCACCAGGCGCAAGAACTTCTCCTCCAAAAGCCCCAGGTCCGCTAGCCCTAGGGCGCTATCCAGATCCGCCACCAGTACCTGCAAGGGCTTCTCCTCCCCCCGTCCCTTCAGGGCGTAGATGCGCCGGCAGGCGGCCTCGTCCTCCAGGTGGGCCAACACCCCCCATACGGTGTCGGTGGGAAAGGCCACCAGGCCGCCCTCCTTCAGGGTCTTGGCCGCCTGGCGTAGCTCCTTCTGGTATACTTCTGCCATGCCAGTCTACCAGTATAAGGCCCGCGATCGCCAGGGCCGCCTGGTGGAGGCCACCGTCGAGGCGGAGGACCTGCGCACCGCCGCCAGGCTCCTGAGGGACCGGGGCCTTTTCGTGGCCGAGATCAAGGAGCCGGGGAGGGGCCTCCAGGCCGAGGTGCGCCTTCCTGCCCTGGAGAGGGGTCCTGGCCTTAAGGACCTGGCCATCTTCTCCCGGCAGCTGGCCACCATGCTGGGGGCGGGGCTCACCCTTCTCCAGTCCCTTTCCATTCTGGAAAGGCAGACGGAGAACAAGAAGTTCCGGGAGATCATCAAGAAGGTCCGCACCGACATTGAAGGGGGCATGGCCTTCTCCGATGCCCTGGCCAAGCACAAGCTCTTCTCCCGGCTTTACGTGAACCTGGTGCGGGCTGGGGAGACCTCGGGGGGCTTGGACGTGATCCTGGACCGCTTGGCCAGCTTCCTGGAAAAGGAGCTGGAGCTGAGGGGCAAGATCCGTAGCGCCCTGACCTACCCCACCATCGTCTTCGTCTTCGCCGTGGGCGTGGCCTACTTCCTCCTTACGGGCATCGTGCCCCAGTTCGCCCAGATCCTTACGGATTTGGGCTCGGAGCTCCCCCTCCTCACCCGCTTCCTCATCGCCCTTTCGGACTTCCTCCGGGCCGCCACCCTGCCCCTTTTGCTGTTGGCCGTGCTCCTTTTCTTCGTCTACCGCTGGTACTACGGCACCCCCCAGGGGCGGAAGGCGATTGACCGCGTGAAGCTCCGCATTCCCGTCTTCGGCAACCTCAACCGCAAGACGGCGGTGGCCCGTTTTTCCCGCACCCTGGCCCTCCTCCTTTCCAGCGGGGTGAACATCGTGGAGTCCTTGGACATCACCAAGGGAACGGCGGGCAATAGCGTGGTGGAGGAGATCGTGGACACGGCTAAGCTCAAGGTGCAACAAGGGGAACCCTTGAACCTTACCCTGGCCCAGCACCCCTTCGTCTTCCCCCCCATGGTGAGCTCCATGGTGGCCATCGGCGAGGAGACAGGGGCCTTGGATACCTTGCTTTCCAAGATCGCCGACTTCTACGAGCGGGAGGTGGACGAGGCGGTGGCCAGCCTCACCGCCGCCATCGAGCCCCTCATGATCATCTTCCTAGGCGTGATCGTGGGCATGATCGTGGCGGGGATGTTCCTGCCCCTCTTCAAGATCATCGGCACCCTTTCCGCGCAATAAGCTTCTCGGCCACCTCCGGGGGAACCGGCATCACGGAAAGCCGGTTCCCCTTCTTCACCAGGGGGTGGTCTGGGGGAAAGCAGGCCCGTAGCTCCGCCAGGGGGATGAGGGGCCAGGCCTCGAGGAAGGCCACCTCCACCGTGTACCAGCGGGGCTTTTCCCGGGTGGCCTTGGGGTCGAAGTAGGGGCTGGTTGGGTCAAACTGGGTGGGGTCGGGGATGTGGGTGGCCACCACCTGGCAGAGCCCGGCGATCCCTGGGGGGTTGGCGCCCGAATGGTAAAAAAAGCAAAGATCCCCCAGCTGCATCCGCATCAGGTAGTTCCGGGCCTGGTAGTTGCGCACCCCATCCCAGATGGCCTTGCCCTCCCGCTTTAGGTCCAGGATGCTGTACACCTCGGGTTCGGACTTGAGAAGCCAGTAGGCCATGGCCCAAGTCTAAAGGGGCCTTTAGTGGGTACAAAGCCCTTCTCTGAAGGATCAGGGGAAGATTGGGGTATGCGGGGCCTGGTGTTGGTATCCCTATTTCCTTTCCGCCTGCACCCTGACCCTGGAGGTGGTCTACCCCGGCCACCGCATCACGGGCCTGCGGACGCAGGGCACCTACTGCACCGCTTACGACACCCAGCTGGACTTCGCCTTTGACCTGGAGGGAAGGTGGACGGGCTGGAGTTTTTCTGGCTGCCGGAAGGGGTTACTCCCGACCGGGCACGCCCGCAGGAGCGGTATGCCCTCTTTGGTCCCATCTGTGCGGGGCGGGTGGAGGGCTTCTTGGAGGTGAGCCCGGGGGGTGAGGTGCGGGCGGTGTCCCTTACCTCGCCTGGAAGCCTTTCCCTGAGGCCGCAGGGGATCATCGTGGAGCCCTTTCCCGACCGGAGGCTTTGGCTCAGGGGGTACACCGGGGGCCTGGCCGGGCCCTTGGTGCCGGCGGCCAACCGGGTGCGCCCAGACTCCTCCCCCTTCTGCGACCCCACCTGGTAGCCTTAGGGCATGGTGGGGGTTCAGGAAACCAGGGGGGTAAGGGCTGAACTGAAGGCCCTTTTTGGACCAAGGGCCCTCCTTTCCCCGGCGGAAAAGGGGGTTTACCGCTACGACGCCATCCTGGTGGGACAAGAGCCCCTGGCGGTGGTCCTGCCCCAAACCCGGGAGGAGGTGCAGGCCCTGGTGCGCCTGGCCCGGAAGTACCGCCTTCCCCTGGTTCCCCGGGGTGCGGGAAGCGGCCTAAGTGGGGGGGCGGTGCCCGAGGAGGGGGCCATCGTGGTGGCCTTCACCCGCATGACCCGCTTGGAGCTGGACCCTGTAGGGCGCACCGCCTGGGCCGAGCCTGGGGTGACCACAGCCAGGATCTCGGAGGAGGCCAGGCCCTATGGGCTTTTCTATCCCCCAGACCCCGCCTCTTGGCGCACCAGCACCCTGGGGGGCAACCTGGGGGAGAACGCCGGGGGACCCCTTTGCTTCAAGTATGGGGTCACGGGAGACTACGTGCTGGAGCTGGAGTTTGTGGATGCCTTTGGGGAGGCGCACCGCCTGGGCCGTAAGGCCTACGACCTGCCTGGCCTCCTCATCGGCTCGGAAGGGACCCTGGGCCTGATTACGGGGGTGCGGGTGCGGCTTCTTCCCCTTCCCCGGTACCGGGCCACCTTGATGGCGGCCTTCCCCCAGGTGGGCGCTCTGGCGGAGGCGGTCTCCCGGGCCATCGCCCTGGGGGCGGTGCCCGCCAGGCTGGAGTTTTTGGACCCCATCTGTACGGGCGCCGTGGAGGACTACCTGGGCATGGGCCTTCCCCGGGGGCACGCCCTTCTCCTGGCGGAAACGGATGGGGAGGACCTCGAGGTGGTCCAAGAGGAGCTTTCCCTCTTGGAGAGGACGGCCCAGGAACTTGGGGCCAGGGTGCAAAAGGCGCGGGACGAGAGGGAGGCGGAGGCCCTTTGGCGGGCTAGGCGGAGCGTGAGCCCCGCCTTGGGCCGCATCCGCCCCAAGCGGGTCAACGAGGACATCGCCGTGCCCAGAAGCCAGCTTCCCGAGGTGGTGCGGGAGATCCAGGCCTTGGGGGAGGCCTACGGCCTGGTGGTGGCCCAGTTCGGCCACATCGGGGATGGGAACCTGCACCCCAACATCCTCTTCGACCCCAGGAGGGAAAGCGAGGAGCGGGTCTGGGAGCTGGCCCACGAGATCGCCCGGGTGGCCCTACGGCATGGCGGCGCGCTTTCCGGGGAGCATGGCATCGGCCTCATGAAGCGGGAGTTCATGAGGGAAGCGGTGGAGGAAGGGACCCTGGAGGCTTTCCGCACCGTAAAGGCCACCCTGGATCCCCAAGGGCTCCTGAATCCGGGAAAGGTCCTGCCCTAGCGGGTCTATTTTCACAGGGTTTTGACGGGAAGGGGTCTACCCTGGAAGCATGGATGGCCGGGGCCGGGTCTTCTACTTGGCCAGCTGGGCGGGGATGGCCCTGGGCCTTTTGCTCCAGGTGAGGCGCTTCCCGCCCCAGGGCCTGGAGGTTCTCCTCTACCTTTTGCTGGTCCTCTGGGCCCTTTGGGCCATGAGCCGGGGCCCCAAGGTGGCGCCCCGCCTTCTCCTCCATCCTCTAGGTGCCTATCTGCTTTTTGAGATGTGGCGGATGGGGGAGGGCTGGCCCCTGGCTGGGTTCTTCACCCCGGCCCTCTACCTGCTTTCCGGGTTCGCCTATCCTCCTTGGTCCTTGGGGTATCTTTGGGGGGCCTTTTGGGGTGGGGTCTTGGTCCTGGCCCCCCTGGTGTGGGGCCGGAACCTGGACCCTTGGCCCCATTTTGCGGTAAGCCAGGCTATCCTCTACAGCCTCACCTTCCTCCTGGCCCGGTTCCGAGAACTTCATGGCCAGATGCGCTTTTGGAAGGAACAAGCC is a window encoding:
- the scpB gene encoding SMC-Scp complex subunit ScpB, whose amino-acid sequence is MPSLKAELLAVLFAAGRPVSLRELKALGHPEEGLLRALQALEAELKEGSLGVALERVAGGWRLVVHEGVLGAVEKVLKPSPPRLSKAALEVLALIAYHQPVARAELEAMRGKSVEGVLDSLLERGLIRVVGEKEAPGRPKLYGTTERFLEVFGLESLDDLPPLEDGPPLLLRG
- a CDS encoding L-threonylcarbamoyladenylate synthase gives rise to the protein MAEVYQKELRQAAKTLKEGGLVAFPTDTVWGVLAHLEDEAACRRIYALKGRGEEKPLQVLVADLDSALGLADLGLLEEKFLRLVEAFWPGGLTVVVPGRGIPPWISKDGSVGLRMPDHGVLRELLRRVGGYAAATSLNKSGEPPVRTEAEARAFGVDYVFPGEAKGLASSVVDLRTGEVLREGAIPKEALWPYLRDA
- a CDS encoding type II secretion system F family protein, whose amino-acid sequence is MPVYQYKARDRQGRLVEATVEAEDLRTAARLLRDRGLFVAEIKEPGRGLQAEVRLPALERGPGLKDLAIFSRQLATMLGAGLTLLQSLSILERQTENKKFREIIKKVRTDIEGGMAFSDALAKHKLFSRLYVNLVRAGETSGGLDVILDRLASFLEKELELRGKIRSALTYPTIVFVFAVGVAYFLLTGIVPQFAQILTDLGSELPLLTRFLIALSDFLRAATLPLLLLAVLLFFVYRWYYGTPQGRKAIDRVKLRIPVFGNLNRKTAVARFSRTLALLLSSGVNIVESLDITKGTAGNSVVEEIVDTAKLKVQQGEPLNLTLAQHPFVFPPMVSSMVAIGEETGALDTLLSKIADFYEREVDEAVASLTAAIEPLMIIFLGVIVGMIVAGMFLPLFKIIGTLSAQ
- a CDS encoding EVE domain-containing protein, which codes for MAYWLLKSEPEVYSILDLKREGKAIWDGVRNYQARNYLMRMQLGDLCFFYHSGANPPGIAGLCQVVATHIPDPTQFDPTSPYFDPKATREKPRWYTVEVAFLEAWPLIPLAELRACFPPDHPLVKKGNRLSVMPVPPEVAEKLIARKGCR
- a CDS encoding FAD-binding oxidoreductase → MVGVQETRGVRAELKALFGPRALLSPAEKGVYRYDAILVGQEPLAVVLPQTREEVQALVRLARKYRLPLVPRGAGSGLSGGAVPEEGAIVVAFTRMTRLELDPVGRTAWAEPGVTTARISEEARPYGLFYPPDPASWRTSTLGGNLGENAGGPLCFKYGVTGDYVLELEFVDAFGEAHRLGRKAYDLPGLLIGSEGTLGLITGVRVRLLPLPRYRATLMAAFPQVGALAEAVSRAIALGAVPARLEFLDPICTGAVEDYLGMGLPRGHALLLAETDGEDLEVVQEELSLLERTAQELGARVQKARDEREAEALWRARRSVSPALGRIRPKRVNEDIAVPRSQLPEVVREIQALGEAYGLVVAQFGHIGDGNLHPNILFDPRRESEERVWELAHEIARVALRHGGALSGEHGIGLMKREFMREAVEEGTLEAFRTVKATLDPQGLLNPGKVLP
- a CDS encoding GGDEF domain-containing protein; the protein is MDGRGRVFYLASWAGMALGLLLQVRRFPPQGLEVLLYLLLVLWALWAMSRGPKVAPRLLLHPLGAYLLFEMWRMGEGWPLAGFFTPALYLLSGFAYPPWSLGYLWGAFWGGVLVLAPLVWGRNLDPWPHFAVSQAILYSLTFLLARFRELHGQMRFWKEQALTCPLTGLPNRRALEMALEREAARVERGEKPFSLVILDLDDFKKVNDTRGHLVGDRLLKEVAQYLVAHVRQGDLVGRWGGEEFAILLPRTEGEEAVGVAERLRAGLSGVGITGSFGVAEYRGDLQDLFQRADRALYRAKEEGKNRVEQEG